A region of Thermococcus argininiproducens DNA encodes the following proteins:
- a CDS encoding DUF3368 domain-containing protein: MFVIDNTVLSNFAKVGKIHLLNLRVSGTIGVLGLGVKKGILTINEANEILREMIKKGFYSPVDDLKEIIKQY; the protein is encoded by the coding sequence TTGTTTGTAATAGACAACACAGTGCTTTCAAACTTTGCCAAAGTCGGAAAAATTCATCTTCTTAATTTGAGAGTCTCAGGGACAATAGGAGTTCTTGGTCTGGGAGTTAAAAAAGGTATTCTGACAATAAATGAGGCAAACGAAATACTGAGAGAAATGATTAAAAAAGGCTTTTATTCTCCGGTGGATGATCTAAAAGAGATTATAAAACAATATTAA
- a CDS encoding UPF0175 family protein — MEESWIVSELEKIALFNPERVLKVLKKDKELFWEIVISAYLDTNISLSKAAELLGVTRDELIEEFRKRGIPVRKLSREDAMVDLEVLNCL; from the coding sequence ATGGAAGAGTCATGGATAGTTAGTGAATTAGAAAAGATAGCACTCTTTAATCCCGAGCGGGTATTAAAAGTTCTAAAAAAGGACAAAGAGTTATTTTGGGAAATTGTGATCAGTGCTTATCTTGATACTAACATCAGCCTTAGCAAAGCTGCAGAACTCTTAGGAGTTACCCGAGACGAGTTAATTGAGGAATTTAGGAAAAGAGGGATTCCAGTAAGGAAACTCAGCAGGGAAGATGCAATGGTAGATCTGGAGGTTCTAAATTGTTTGTAA
- a CDS encoding ATP-binding protein produces the protein MSRQKFIDRKRELEFLERAYSSNRAEFLVIYGRRRIGKTELLLHFARDKPHVYFLATEKPYRDNLRELQGLLAEFLGDRLFGKIAFEDVDELLMAFAERIGDERVILIIDEFPLLVEHHHPVLSLLQKAWDLKLSGTKIMLILCGSSVSAMENEVLAYKSPLYGRRTGQWRLTEIPFFHIGEFLPGYTAEELVKVWGITGGIPAYLLQFSPEKSFNENVVERVLSKGAFLYEEAEFLLREELREPANYFAILQAIASGRSRFGEIVNATGLDKSLVSKYLSVLQRLEIVKREVPVTATLKEAGKRGLYSIVDNYFAFWFRYVLPNKSHLEAGLAEEVWGRSMDDFNTYMGPVFEGLVKRPEVFFALTGFHFTKLGRWWRKGEEIDLVALNEREKKALFIEVKWKDLSKREARGILRDLKHKSEHVGLETWEKYYGLIAKNIKGKGVIKSEGWLMWDLEDFEGCLKDNFQSCRA, from the coding sequence ATGAGTAGACAAAAGTTCATAGACAGGAAACGCGAACTGGAGTTCCTTGAGAGGGCATACTCCAGCAATAGGGCCGAGTTCCTCGTGATCTACGGCAGGAGGAGAATAGGCAAGACAGAGTTGCTCCTCCACTTCGCGAGGGACAAACCACACGTCTACTTTCTGGCAACGGAAAAGCCCTACAGGGACAACCTGAGGGAACTCCAAGGGCTTTTGGCAGAATTCCTCGGGGACAGGCTCTTTGGAAAGATTGCCTTCGAGGATGTAGACGAGCTCCTCATGGCCTTTGCCGAAAGAATAGGCGATGAGAGGGTAATCCTGATAATTGACGAGTTCCCCCTGCTGGTTGAGCACCACCACCCGGTTCTCTCGCTCCTTCAGAAGGCGTGGGATTTGAAGCTTTCCGGGACAAAGATAATGCTCATCCTCTGCGGTTCGAGCGTCTCTGCAATGGAAAACGAGGTTTTGGCCTACAAAAGCCCCCTCTACGGAAGGAGAACTGGACAGTGGCGTTTGACCGAGATTCCCTTCTTCCACATAGGGGAGTTTCTGCCCGGCTACACCGCCGAGGAGCTCGTCAAGGTTTGGGGCATCACCGGGGGAATCCCGGCTTATCTGCTTCAGTTCAGCCCGGAGAAGAGCTTTAACGAGAACGTGGTCGAGAGGGTTCTCTCCAAGGGAGCGTTTCTCTACGAGGAGGCGGAGTTTCTGCTCAGGGAAGAGCTACGCGAACCGGCAAACTACTTCGCCATACTGCAGGCGATAGCGAGCGGGAGGAGCAGGTTCGGGGAGATAGTGAACGCTACCGGCCTTGACAAGAGCCTCGTGTCGAAGTACCTGTCAGTCCTCCAGAGGCTTGAAATAGTTAAGCGCGAGGTCCCGGTAACTGCGACACTGAAGGAGGCGGGCAAGAGAGGTTTGTATTCCATAGTCGACAATTACTTCGCCTTCTGGTTCCGCTACGTGCTCCCGAACAAGAGCCACCTTGAAGCGGGACTGGCAGAGGAAGTCTGGGGGCGCTCGATGGATGACTTCAACACCTATATGGGTCCGGTCTTTGAGGGGCTTGTGAAAAGGCCTGAGGTATTCTTCGCGCTCACGGGCTTCCACTTCACGAAGCTCGGCAGGTGGTGGAGGAAGGGGGAGGAGATTGATTTGGTGGCTTTGAATGAAAGGGAGAAGAAGGCATTATTCATTGAGGTCAAGTGGAAAGATTTAAGCAAAAGGGAAGCCAGAGGAATTTTAAGAGATTTGAAACACAAGAGCGAGCATGTTGGGCTGGAGACCTGGGAAAAGTATTACGGGTTGATAGCGAAAAACATCAAAGGTAAGGGAGTTATAAAAAGTGAAGGATGGCTTATGTGGGATCTAGAGGACTTTGAGGGGTGTTTAAAGGACAACTTTCAGTCTTGTCGGGCATAA
- a CDS encoding ATP-binding protein, with the protein MRKAYASSRKELIIIYGRRRIGKTTLVRKSVENVNHIYLFAEETLEEENLKTFRSLVAKADLSWESFGAPKLLNS; encoded by the coding sequence TTGAGAAAAGCATACGCAAGCAGCAGGAAAGAGTTGATAATCATCTATGGGCGCAGGAGGATTGGAAAAACCACGCTGGTTCGCAAGTCAGTGGAGAACGTGAACCACATCTATCTCTTTGCCGAAGAGACCCTTGAGGAGGAGAACCTGAAAACCTTTAGATCTCTCGTGGCAAAAGCCGACCTATCATGGGAGAGCTTCGGGGCTCCAAAACTTTTAAATAGTTGA
- a CDS encoding ribbon-helix-helix domain-containing protein, with protein MINVKTVHDVRLTVRLPEALVKSIDQLVEEGEFSNRSEFMRYAIREALVRIALTRKITRKEAKKIWEEHKKESKEVSEEEIEQVLREVDKEWKEWSRKL; from the coding sequence GTGATAAATGTGAAAACTGTTCATGATGTTAGACTAACGGTGAGACTTCCGGAGGCATTGGTAAAAAGCATCGACCAGCTTGTGGAAGAGGGAGAATTCTCAAACAGGAGTGAGTTCATGAGGTATGCGATCAGAGAGGCTCTTGTGAGAATAGCCCTTACAAGGAAGATAACTCGTAAAGAAGCTAAAAAGATATGGGAAGAACACAAAAAGGAATCCAAGGAGGTTTCAGAGGAAGAGATTGAACAGGTATTAAGAGAAGTTGATAAGGAGTGGAAAGAATGGAGCCGAAAGTTGTGA
- a CDS encoding putative toxin-antitoxin system toxin component, PIN family: MEPKVVIDTNVIISAAINPKGKPGKIIDMIMDGSVISYTSQEILEELGFKLLSERVLKYIGDASKALDLLVSFSALSILVNPKIHFNVSPDPDDNKFFNVVYEAKADYLISGNIKHIVNLRDENKEFKLGMHRFKILTPGEFIL, from the coding sequence ATGGAGCCGAAAGTTGTGATTGATACAAACGTGATAATCTCGGCTGCAATTAACCCAAAAGGAAAACCGGGAAAGATCATTGACATGATTATGGATGGAAGTGTGATCTCATATACTTCCCAAGAGATTTTGGAAGAGCTTGGATTTAAATTGCTCTCAGAAAGAGTGCTGAAGTATATAGGTGACGCATCAAAAGCATTGGACCTGCTGGTCAGTTTTTCCGCCCTTTCAATATTGGTGAATCCAAAGATCCACTTTAATGTTTCTCCTGATCCAGACGATAATAAGTTTTTTAATGTCGTTTATGAGGCAAAGGCAGATTATTTAATCAGCGGCAACATAAAGCACATTGTGAACTTAAGGGATGAAAATAAAGAGTTCAAACTTGGAATGCACAGGTTTAAAATCCTAACACCGGGGGAATTTATCCTTTAG
- a CDS encoding DUF58 domain-containing protein, whose amino-acid sequence MKREDLLWTLAGVSFAHGYLASNVFSAIFGLGLATYTLKSRKEFKPELKVDVEFPEQAEEMKRVRVTLKIKNLKGDVKVRVKNIFPPHMRVLNGETFILKPGEERFVDLFLVPEKKGEYEVPLKLELSDLKELYFEELELGRYKLEVMPSVESIREAAKEDYNVKLSEVYKKSIFLGMERLELEGLREYLPGDDLRRIDWKASSRLGELIVRVFMKEWEGDVYLILDSTREMRKGIKRAKIDYASTLTLHLATVLLKKNYRVGLIIYTDREVKVVKPSKGREHLNKIRAAVKFKPEKGLISLKSSVALKFSEKGRKFIGKIFPRKRKGIGEALLNIKEPSYLIIISDLMSHTSLLYRLLLMLKKKHKSVILSPNPILFYGEDLNEETLKFLYEKYLEREKTVRKFNAVAPTIDLGPSDYLREIVRELR is encoded by the coding sequence ATGAAAAGAGAGGACCTGCTCTGGACTTTAGCCGGGGTGAGCTTTGCCCACGGGTATTTAGCTTCAAACGTCTTTAGTGCCATCTTCGGTTTAGGTTTGGCCACATACACGTTAAAGAGCAGAAAAGAGTTTAAGCCCGAACTAAAGGTAGATGTGGAGTTTCCAGAGCAGGCTGAGGAGATGAAGAGGGTTAGAGTAACATTGAAAATCAAGAACCTCAAAGGCGATGTGAAGGTCAGGGTGAAGAACATATTTCCCCCTCACATGAGGGTCCTCAACGGTGAAACCTTCATACTCAAACCCGGCGAGGAGAGGTTTGTTGACCTTTTCCTTGTTCCCGAAAAGAAGGGGGAGTATGAAGTCCCTCTAAAGCTTGAACTGAGCGACTTAAAGGAGCTCTACTTCGAGGAGCTTGAGCTCGGGAGGTACAAGCTTGAGGTAATGCCCTCCGTTGAGTCGATACGGGAAGCGGCCAAGGAGGATTACAACGTAAAGCTGAGTGAGGTTTACAAGAAGAGCATTTTCCTCGGGATGGAGAGGCTGGAGCTTGAAGGCCTCAGGGAGTATTTACCGGGAGACGACTTGAGGAGGATAGACTGGAAGGCCAGTTCTCGCTTGGGTGAGCTCATAGTGAGGGTCTTCATGAAGGAATGGGAGGGAGACGTTTATCTAATTTTAGACTCAACAAGGGAGATGAGGAAGGGGATAAAGAGAGCAAAGATAGACTACGCATCAACCTTAACTTTACATCTGGCAACGGTGCTGCTTAAGAAAAACTACAGGGTGGGCCTTATCATCTACACTGATAGAGAGGTTAAGGTTGTGAAGCCATCAAAGGGAAGGGAGCATCTAAACAAGATCAGAGCTGCTGTGAAGTTCAAGCCCGAGAAAGGGCTGATAAGCTTAAAGAGCAGCGTGGCCTTGAAGTTCAGCGAGAAGGGGAGGAAATTCATTGGTAAGATCTTTCCAAGAAAGAGAAAAGGGATTGGTGAGGCTCTGCTCAACATCAAAGAGCCTTCGTATCTGATTATCATAAGTGATTTAATGAGCCACACCTCACTGCTTTACAGGCTTTTGCTTATGCTCAAGAAGAAGCACAAATCCGTGATACTGTCTCCAAACCCGATACTCTTCTATGGTGAAGACCTCAACGAGGAGACGCTCAAGTTCCTCTATGAGAAGTATCTGGAGAGGGAGAAAACTGTTAGGAAGTTTAACGCGGTTGCCCCGACCATTGATCTGGGCCCAAGTGATTATCTGAGGGAGATTGTGAGGGAGCTGAGGTGA